Proteins encoded in a region of the Streptomyces violaceoruber genome:
- a CDS encoding DUF397 domain-containing protein, whose amino-acid sequence MQTGPSETQWRKSSYSGPNGGDCVEVAGHGPVGVVPVRDSKNPSGPVVTVGADAWQSFLDGLR is encoded by the coding sequence ATGCAGACCGGACCGAGCGAGACCCAGTGGCGTAAGTCCAGTTACAGCGGGCCCAACGGCGGTGACTGCGTGGAGGTTGCCGGGCACGGCCCCGTCGGCGTCGTCCCCGTCCGGGACAGCAAGAACCCGTCCGGACCGGTTGTCACCGTCGGGGCCGATGCCTGGCAGTCCTTCCTCGACGGCCTTCGGTAG
- a CDS encoding GNAT family N-acetyltransferase, which translates to MADWGVRPASAGDVEAVAELRALVLRADLERLGRYDARRVRQRLRDGFAPAHTRVIEVDGAFAGCVALRPAEDAHWLEHFYLDPRVQGGGIGTAVLRELLERCDRGGTVVRLNVLRGSPARRLYERHGFAVTSEDPVDVFMVRAPVV; encoded by the coding sequence ATGGCGGACTGGGGAGTGCGACCGGCTTCGGCGGGGGACGTCGAGGCGGTGGCCGAGCTGCGCGCCCTGGTGCTGCGGGCGGATCTGGAGCGGCTCGGGCGGTACGACGCGCGGCGGGTACGGCAGCGGCTGCGGGACGGGTTCGCGCCGGCCCACACCCGGGTGATCGAGGTGGACGGCGCGTTCGCCGGGTGCGTGGCGCTGCGGCCGGCCGAGGACGCCCACTGGCTGGAGCACTTCTATCTGGACCCGAGGGTGCAGGGCGGCGGCATCGGTACGGCCGTGCTGCGCGAACTGCTGGAACGGTGCGACCGCGGGGGCACGGTGGTCCGGCTGAACGTGCTGCGGGGCAGTCCCGCCCGGCGGCTCTACGAACGGCACGGATTCGCCGTGACAAGCGAGGATCCGGTGGACGTGTTCATGGTGCGGGCGCCCGTAGTCTGA
- a CDS encoding LysE family translocator encodes MAGIGAFWSVSFLLVLVPGADWAYAITAGLRHRSVLPAVGGMLSGYVLLTAVVAAGLATAVAGSPTVLTALTAAGAAYLIWLGATTLARPAVPRAEEGDQGGGSGSWVGRAARGAGISGLNPKALLLFLALLPQFAARDADWPFAAQIVALGLVHTANCAVVYTGVGATARRILGARPAVATAVSRCSGAAMILVGALLLVERLLAQGPTH; translated from the coding sequence ATGGCCGGCATCGGGGCCTTCTGGTCGGTGTCCTTCCTGCTGGTGCTGGTCCCGGGGGCGGACTGGGCCTACGCGATCACGGCGGGACTGCGCCACCGGTCGGTGCTGCCCGCCGTCGGCGGCATGCTGAGCGGATACGTCCTGCTGACCGCCGTGGTCGCCGCGGGCCTGGCGACCGCGGTCGCCGGTTCACCGACGGTGCTGACCGCGCTGACGGCCGCCGGGGCGGCCTATCTGATCTGGCTCGGCGCCACGACCCTGGCCCGCCCCGCGGTACCCCGGGCCGAGGAGGGCGACCAGGGAGGCGGCTCCGGCTCGTGGGTGGGCCGTGCGGCCAGAGGGGCGGGCATCAGCGGCCTCAACCCCAAGGCGCTGCTGCTGTTCCTCGCCCTGCTGCCGCAGTTCGCCGCCCGGGACGCGGACTGGCCCTTCGCCGCGCAGATCGTCGCCCTCGGCCTGGTGCACACGGCCAACTGCGCCGTGGTCTACACGGGCGTCGGCGCCACGGCACGCCGGATCCTGGGCGCCCGCCCGGCCGTCGCCACGGCGGTGTCCCGCTGCTCGGGGGCGGCGATGATCCTGGTCGGCGCCCTGCTGCTGGTGGAGCGGCTGCTCGCCCAGGGGCCGACACATTAG
- a CDS encoding Lrp/AsnC family transcriptional regulator: protein MDDVDRQILAELQKDGRLTLTELAERVRLSVSPCHRRLRALERSGAITGYHAALNAPALGLGFEALVFVTMRYEDRQTVAAFEAAVTEIPHVLQAQRLFGDPDYLLRVVTRDLEAYRRLYDERLASLPGVQRLSSTLVMANLVEARPLPL, encoded by the coding sequence ATGGACGACGTGGACCGGCAGATTCTTGCGGAGCTGCAGAAGGACGGCCGGCTGACCCTGACCGAACTCGCCGAACGGGTCCGCCTCAGCGTCTCCCCCTGCCACCGGCGCCTGCGCGCGCTGGAACGCTCCGGCGCGATCACCGGCTACCACGCCGCACTGAACGCCCCCGCCCTCGGCCTGGGCTTCGAGGCGCTGGTCTTCGTCACCATGCGGTACGAGGACCGCCAAACCGTGGCCGCCTTCGAGGCGGCCGTGACCGAGATCCCGCACGTCCTCCAGGCCCAGCGGCTGTTCGGCGACCCCGACTACCTGCTGCGCGTCGTCACCCGCGACCTGGAGGCGTACCGGCGGCTCTACGACGAACGCCTCGCCTCCCTCCCCGGCGTCCAGCGCCTCAGCTCCACCCTCGTCATGGCCAACCTGGTCGAGGCCCGGCCGCTGCCCCTGTGA
- a CDS encoding phosphotransferase yields the protein MEPAELRRAVEAGRTAASEQGLRADEVVVVHNSDRVVLRLLPCDVLARVAPPGHLSDSAFEVEVAHRLTDAGAPVGRLDPRTDPRVQVRDTFAVSLWTYYPPVGPEIAPADYADALMRHHAALRRIDVDAPHFSDRVAVALTGVDDRERSPELSESDRGFLRDALSGLSAEIGADPARDQLLHGEPHPGNLLNTRQGPLFVDLATCCRGPVEFDLAHGPEEAAEHYAGADQALTHRCRALNWALFAAWRWRRDDQMPDREHWRAEGLDRVRAALDRI from the coding sequence GTGGAGCCAGCGGAACTCCGCCGCGCAGTCGAGGCCGGCCGGACCGCCGCTTCGGAGCAGGGCCTCCGGGCCGACGAGGTGGTCGTCGTCCACAACTCGGACCGCGTCGTACTGCGCCTGCTGCCCTGTGACGTTCTGGCCAGGGTCGCGCCCCCGGGGCATCTGTCCGACTCCGCCTTCGAAGTGGAGGTAGCTCACCGGCTCACCGACGCCGGCGCTCCGGTGGGCCGGCTCGACCCCCGGACCGACCCCAGGGTCCAGGTGCGCGACACCTTCGCCGTCTCGCTCTGGACCTACTACCCGCCGGTGGGACCGGAGATCGCGCCGGCCGACTACGCGGACGCGCTCATGCGGCACCACGCCGCCCTGCGCCGGATCGACGTGGACGCACCGCACTTCAGCGACCGAGTGGCCGTGGCGCTGACAGGCGTGGACGACCGGGAGCGGTCACCCGAGCTGTCCGAGTCCGACCGGGGTTTCCTCCGCGACGCACTCAGTGGCCTGAGCGCCGAGATCGGCGCCGACCCGGCACGCGACCAACTGCTGCACGGCGAGCCGCACCCGGGAAACCTCCTGAACACGCGCCAAGGCCCGCTCTTCGTCGACCTCGCCACCTGCTGCCGCGGGCCGGTCGAGTTCGACCTCGCCCATGGGCCCGAGGAGGCGGCGGAGCACTACGCGGGCGCCGACCAGGCCCTGACGCACCGGTGCCGCGCGCTGAACTGGGCGCTGTTCGCCGCCTGGCGCTGGCGCCGGGACGACCAGATGCCCGACCGTGAGCACTGGCGGGCGGAAGGGCTCGACCGGGTGCGAGCCGCGCTCGACCGGATCTGA
- the cseC gene encoding two-component system sensor histidine kinase CseC yields the protein MRGFFRQRRSVSPPGHPYDRTGPGEHAGSGEHAGPGARTGPGGRPRVLGVRGLRARGIRTGLRWKLSAAIALVGALVAIALSLVVHNAARVSMLDNARDLADDRVLIAQRNYELSGRQNFPNAQIDDPALPPELRRKIDAGRRATYVSERPDGVTDIWAAVPLKDGHVMSLHSGFTDRSADILSDLDQALVIGSIAVVLGGSALGVLIGGQLSRRLREAAAAANRVASGEADVRVRDAIGGVVRDETDDVARAVDAMADALQQRIEAERRVTADIAHELRTPVTGLLTAAELLPPGRPTELVLDRAKAMRTLVEDVLEVARLDGASERAELQDIMLGDFVSRRVAAKDPTVEVRVIHESEVTTDPRRLERVLFNLLANAARHGRSPVEVSVEGRVIRVRDHGPGFPEDLLAEGPSRFRTGSTDRAGRGHGLGLTIAAGQARVLGARLTFRNVRPAGAPAHIPAEGAVAVLWLPEHAPTNTGSYPMLPDRSKSGASSSARDMSREASQGMSRKP from the coding sequence ATGCGGGGGTTCTTCCGACAACGCCGGAGCGTCTCGCCGCCGGGTCACCCGTACGACCGCACGGGGCCGGGCGAGCACGCGGGGTCCGGCGAGCACGCGGGACCGGGCGCGCGTACGGGACCGGGCGGGCGTCCGCGGGTCCTCGGTGTGCGCGGGCTGCGTGCCCGCGGTATCCGCACCGGGCTGCGCTGGAAGCTGAGCGCGGCCATCGCGCTGGTCGGCGCGCTGGTGGCCATCGCGCTGAGCCTGGTCGTGCACAATGCAGCCCGGGTGTCGATGCTCGACAACGCCCGTGACCTCGCCGACGACCGGGTCCTGATCGCCCAGCGCAACTACGAGCTGTCCGGGCGGCAGAACTTCCCCAACGCCCAGATCGACGACCCGGCCCTGCCGCCGGAGCTGCGCCGCAAGATCGACGCGGGACGGCGGGCCACCTACGTCTCCGAGCGGCCGGACGGTGTGACGGACATCTGGGCGGCCGTGCCGCTCAAGGACGGGCACGTGATGTCCCTGCACTCCGGTTTCACCGACCGCAGCGCCGACATCCTCAGCGACCTGGACCAGGCCCTGGTCATCGGTTCCATCGCGGTGGTCCTCGGCGGCAGCGCGCTGGGCGTGCTCATCGGCGGCCAGCTCTCGCGCCGGCTGCGCGAGGCCGCCGCCGCCGCGAACCGGGTCGCGAGCGGTGAGGCGGACGTCCGGGTGCGGGACGCCATCGGCGGCGTCGTGCGGGACGAGACGGACGACGTCGCGCGCGCCGTGGACGCGATGGCGGACGCCTTGCAGCAGCGCATCGAGGCCGAGCGCCGGGTCACCGCGGACATCGCGCACGAGCTGCGCACCCCGGTCACCGGTCTGCTCACGGCCGCCGAGCTGCTGCCGCCGGGCCGGCCTACCGAGCTGGTCCTCGACCGGGCGAAGGCGATGCGCACGCTCGTCGAGGACGTCCTTGAGGTGGCCCGGCTCGACGGGGCCTCGGAGCGGGCCGAGTTGCAGGACATCATGCTGGGCGACTTCGTGTCCCGGCGGGTCGCCGCCAAGGACCCCACCGTCGAGGTGCGGGTGATCCACGAGTCGGAGGTCACCACCGACCCGCGCCGCCTGGAACGCGTGCTGTTCAACCTGCTCGCCAATGCCGCCCGGCACGGCCGTTCCCCCGTCGAGGTCAGCGTCGAGGGCCGGGTGATCCGGGTCCGCGACCACGGGCCGGGCTTCCCGGAGGACCTGCTGGCCGAGGGCCCGAGCCGGTTCCGCACCGGCAGCACGGACCGGGCCGGCCGCGGACACGGCCTCGGCCTGACCATCGCGGCCGGTCAGGCCCGCGTCCTGGGCGCCCGCCTCACCTTCCGCAACGTACGCCCGGCCGGTGCCCCCGCGCACATACCGGCCGAGGGGGCGGTCGCCGTCCTGTGGCTCCCGGAACACGCGCCGACCAACACGGGGAGCTACCCGATGCTGCCGGACCGGTCGAAGAGCGGGGCGTCGTCGTCGGCCCGGGACATGTCCCGGGAGGCCTCCCAGGGGATGTCCCGGAAGCCGTGA
- the cseB gene encoding two-component system response regulator CseB — MADQTHVLFVEDDDVIREATQLALERDGFAVTAMPDGLSGLESFRADRPDIALLDVMLPGLDGVSLCRRIRDESTVPVIMLSARADSIDVVLGLEAGADDYVTKPFDGAVLVARIRAVLRRFGHAGGGDRTEGAGAAETGGVLTFGDLEVDTDGMEVRRAGRPVGLTPTEMRLLLEFSSAPGTVLSRDKLLERVWDYGWGGDTRVVDVHVQRLRTKIGQDRIETVRGFGYKLKA; from the coding sequence ATGGCAGATCAGACCCACGTCCTGTTCGTCGAGGACGACGATGTCATCCGCGAGGCCACCCAGCTCGCCCTCGAGCGGGACGGCTTCGCGGTCACCGCGATGCCCGACGGACTCTCCGGCCTGGAGTCCTTCCGGGCCGACCGTCCCGACATCGCCCTCCTCGACGTCATGCTTCCCGGCCTCGACGGCGTCAGCCTGTGCCGGCGGATCCGGGACGAGTCCACGGTGCCGGTGATCATGCTGTCGGCGCGGGCGGACTCCATCGACGTCGTCCTGGGCCTGGAGGCGGGCGCCGACGACTACGTCACCAAGCCGTTCGACGGGGCCGTGCTGGTCGCCCGGATCCGCGCGGTGCTGCGGCGCTTCGGGCATGCCGGGGGCGGCGACCGGACGGAGGGCGCCGGTGCGGCGGAGACCGGGGGCGTGCTCACCTTCGGCGACCTGGAGGTGGACACGGACGGCATGGAGGTGCGGCGGGCCGGTCGGCCGGTGGGGCTCACGCCGACCGAGATGCGGCTGCTGCTGGAGTTCTCCTCCGCGCCGGGCACCGTCCTCTCGCGCGACAAGCTGTTGGAACGGGTGTGGGACTACGGCTGGGGCGGGGACACCCGGGTCGTCGACGTGCACGTGCAGCGGCTGCGCACCAAGATCGGCCAGGACCGGATCGAGACGGTCCGCGGTTTCGGCTACAAGTTGAAGGCCTGA
- a CDS encoding SigE family RNA polymerase sigma factor yields MGEVLEFEEYVRTRQDALLRSARRLVPDPVDAQDLLQTALARTYGRWETIEDKRLADAYLRRVMINTRTEWWRARKLEEVPTEQLPESPMDDATEQHADRALLMDVLKVLAPKQRSVVVLRHWEQMSTEETAAALGMSAGTVKSTLHRALARLREELVARDLDARALEREERERCAA; encoded by the coding sequence ATGGGCGAGGTGCTCGAGTTCGAGGAGTACGTCCGCACCCGGCAGGACGCGCTGCTGCGCAGCGCCAGGCGCCTGGTCCCCGACCCCGTCGACGCCCAGGACCTGTTGCAGACCGCGCTGGCGCGGACGTACGGGCGCTGGGAGACCATCGAGGACAAGCGGCTCGCGGACGCCTACCTGCGCCGGGTGATGATCAACACCCGGACCGAGTGGTGGCGGGCGCGGAAGCTGGAGGAGGTGCCGACCGAGCAGCTCCCCGAGTCCCCCATGGACGACGCCACCGAGCAGCACGCGGACCGCGCCCTGCTGATGGACGTCCTGAAGGTGCTCGCCCCGAAGCAGCGCAGCGTCGTCGTGCTGCGACACTGGGAGCAGATGTCGACGGAGGAGACCGCCGCCGCCCTCGGAATGTCGGCGGGAACGGTCAAGAGCACGCTGCACCGGGCGCTCGCCCGGCTCCGCGAGGAGCTGGTCGCCCGCGATCTGGACGCACGGGCGCTGGAGCGTGAGGAGCGGGAGCGTTGCGCGGCCTGA
- a CDS encoding HhH-GPD family protein yields the protein MTAPTKPSPGGPSDPAASGVPLHAPVIDWFDEHARDLPWRRPEAGAWGVMVSEFMLQQTPVSRVQPVYEQWLARWPRPADLAAEAPGEAVRAWGRLGYPRRALRLHGAAAAITERHGGDVPADHAQLLALPGIGEYTAAAVASFAYGQRHAVLDTNVRRVLARAVTGVQYPPNATTAAERKLARALLPEEQERAARWAAASMELGALVCTAKKESCHRCPIAAQCAWRLAGKPAHDGPPRRGQTYAGTDRQVRGRLLAVLRDAAGPVPQAALDQVWQEPVQRARALDGLVADGLVEPLADGLYRLPLS from the coding sequence ATGACTGCGCCCACGAAGCCCTCGCCAGGCGGACCCTCCGACCCCGCCGCGTCCGGTGTGCCGCTGCACGCCCCCGTCATCGACTGGTTCGACGAGCACGCCCGCGATCTGCCGTGGCGGCGCCCCGAGGCCGGCGCCTGGGGTGTGATGGTCAGCGAGTTCATGCTCCAGCAGACGCCGGTCAGCCGTGTCCAGCCCGTCTACGAGCAGTGGCTGGCCCGCTGGCCGCGCCCCGCCGACCTCGCCGCGGAGGCGCCCGGCGAGGCCGTGCGCGCCTGGGGGCGGCTCGGCTACCCGCGCCGGGCCCTGCGCCTGCACGGCGCCGCGGCGGCCATAACGGAACGGCACGGCGGCGACGTACCCGCCGACCACGCCCAGCTGCTGGCGCTGCCCGGCATCGGCGAGTACACGGCCGCGGCGGTCGCCTCCTTCGCGTACGGCCAGCGGCACGCCGTGCTGGACACCAACGTCCGCCGGGTCCTCGCCCGCGCGGTCACCGGTGTGCAGTACCCGCCGAACGCCACCACCGCCGCCGAGCGGAAGCTGGCGCGGGCGCTGCTGCCCGAGGAGCAGGAGAGGGCCGCCCGCTGGGCCGCCGCCTCGATGGAGCTGGGTGCGCTGGTCTGCACGGCGAAGAAGGAGTCGTGCCACCGCTGCCCGATCGCGGCCCAGTGCGCCTGGCGCCTGGCCGGCAAGCCCGCCCACGACGGACCGCCGCGGCGCGGCCAGACGTACGCGGGCACCGACCGGCAGGTGCGCGGGCGGCTGCTCGCGGTGCTGCGGGACGCGGCCGGGCCGGTGCCGCAGGCAGCCCTCGACCAGGTGTGGCAGGAGCCGGTCCAGCGTGCCCGCGCCCTGGACGGCCTGGTGGCCGACGGTCTGGTGGAGCCGCTGGCGGACGGTCTGTACCGGCTGCCGCTGAGCTGA
- the disA gene encoding DNA integrity scanning diadenylate cyclase DisA translates to MAANDRAAAPGKSGGSAGADGLMRASLSAVAPGTSLRDGLERVLRGNTGGLIVLGSDKTVESMCTGGFVLDVEFTATRLRELCKLDGGIVLSSDLSKILRAGVQLLPDPTIPTEETGTRHRTADRVSKQVGFPVVSVSQSMRLIALYVDGQRRVLEDSAAILSRANQALATLERYKLRLDEVAGTLSALEIEDLVTVRDVSAVAQRLEMVRRIATEIAEYVVELGTDGRLLALQLDELIAGVEPERELVVRDYVPEPTAKRSRTVDEALAELDKLSHAELLELSTVARALGYTGSPETLDSAVSPRGFRLLAKVPRLPGAIIDRLVEHFGGLQKLLAASVDDLQTVDGVGEARARSVREGLSRLAESSILERYV, encoded by the coding sequence GTGGCAGCCAACGACCGGGCAGCAGCTCCCGGAAAGTCCGGTGGGAGTGCCGGTGCCGATGGCCTGATGCGCGCCTCACTGAGCGCCGTGGCGCCCGGCACCTCCCTGCGCGACGGCCTGGAGCGGGTCCTGCGCGGCAACACCGGCGGTCTGATCGTGCTGGGTTCCGACAAGACCGTCGAGTCGATGTGCACGGGCGGTTTCGTGCTGGACGTCGAGTTCACCGCGACCCGGCTGCGCGAGCTGTGCAAGCTCGACGGCGGCATCGTGCTCTCCTCGGACCTGTCGAAGATCCTGCGGGCGGGGGTGCAGCTCCTCCCCGATCCGACCATTCCGACGGAGGAGACCGGCACGCGGCACCGGACGGCCGACCGAGTCAGCAAGCAGGTCGGGTTCCCCGTCGTGTCGGTCTCGCAGTCGATGCGGCTGATCGCCCTGTACGTGGACGGGCAGCGGCGGGTGCTGGAGGATTCGGCCGCGATTCTGTCGCGGGCCAATCAGGCGCTGGCGACCCTGGAGCGGTACAAGCTGCGCCTCGACGAGGTCGCGGGCACGCTGTCGGCCCTGGAGATCGAGGACCTGGTGACGGTGCGGGACGTCTCGGCGGTCGCGCAGCGGCTGGAGATGGTGCGCCGGATCGCCACCGAGATCGCCGAGTACGTGGTGGAGCTGGGGACGGACGGGCGGCTGCTGGCGCTGCAGTTGGACGAGTTGATCGCCGGTGTGGAGCCGGAGCGCGAGCTGGTCGTGCGGGACTACGTGCCCGAGCCGACCGCCAAGCGGTCCCGTACGGTCGACGAGGCGCTCGCCGAGCTGGACAAGCTCAGCCATGCCGAGCTGTTGGAGCTGTCCACGGTGGCGCGGGCCCTGGGGTACACCGGTTCGCCCGAGACGCTGGACTCCGCGGTGTCGCCGCGCGGGTTCCGGCTGCTGGCCAAGGTGCCGCGGCTGCCGGGCGCGATCATCGACCGGCTGGTGGAGCACTTCGGCGGCCTGCAGAAGCTGCTCGCGGCGAGTGTGGACGACCTCCAGACGGTGGACGGTGTCGGCGAGGCGCGGGCGCGCAGCGTGCGGGAGGGGCTGTCGCGGCTGGCGGAGTCGTCGATCCTGGAGCGTTACGTCTGA
- the radA gene encoding DNA repair protein RadA, which yields MAARTKSAKERPSYRCTECGWQTAKWLGRCPECQAWGTVEEYGAPAVRTTTPGRVTTSAVPIGQVDGRQATARSTGVPELDRVLGGGLVPGAVVLVAGEPGVGKSTLLLDVAAKSASDEHRTLYVTGEESASQVRLRADRIHAIDDHLYLAAETDLAAVLGHLDAVKPSLLILDSVQTVASPEIDGAPGGMAQVREVAGALIRASKERGMSTLLVGHVTKDGAIAGPRLLEHLVDVVLHFEGDRHARLRLVRGVKNRYGTTDEVGCFELHDEGITGLADPSGLFLTRRAEPVPGTCLTVTLEGRRPLVAEVQALTVDSQIPSPRRTTSGLETSRVSMMLAVLEQRGRISALGKRDIYSATVGGVKLSEPAADLAIALALASAASDTPLPKNLVAIGEVGLAGEVRRVTGVQRRLSEAHRLGFTHALVPADPGRVPDGMKVLEVADMGDALRVLPRSRRREATREEEDRR from the coding sequence ATGGCTGCCCGTACGAAGTCCGCCAAGGAACGGCCGTCCTACCGCTGCACCGAGTGCGGCTGGCAGACGGCCAAGTGGCTCGGCCGCTGCCCCGAATGCCAGGCCTGGGGCACGGTCGAGGAGTACGGCGCGCCCGCCGTGCGTACGACCACCCCGGGGCGCGTGACCACGTCCGCGGTGCCGATCGGGCAGGTCGACGGGCGCCAGGCGACCGCCCGTTCCACCGGCGTGCCCGAGCTGGACCGGGTGCTGGGGGGCGGGCTGGTGCCCGGGGCCGTGGTGCTGGTCGCCGGTGAGCCGGGCGTCGGGAAGTCCACGTTGCTGCTGGACGTCGCGGCCAAGTCGGCGAGCGACGAGCACCGGACGTTGTACGTCACCGGTGAGGAGTCGGCCAGCCAGGTGCGGCTGCGGGCCGACCGGATCCATGCCATCGACGACCATCTGTATCTCGCCGCCGAGACGGATCTCGCGGCGGTGCTCGGGCACCTCGACGCAGTCAAGCCGTCGCTGTTGATCCTGGACTCCGTGCAGACCGTCGCCTCGCCCGAGATCGACGGCGCGCCGGGCGGCATGGCTCAGGTGCGGGAGGTGGCGGGGGCGCTGATCCGGGCCTCCAAGGAACGCGGCATGTCCACGCTCCTGGTGGGCCATGTCACCAAGGACGGGGCCATCGCGGGCCCGCGGCTGCTGGAGCACCTCGTGGACGTCGTGCTGCATTTCGAGGGCGACCGGCATGCGCGGCTGAGGCTGGTGCGGGGTGTGAAGAACCGGTACGGGACGACCGATGAGGTCGGTTGCTTCGAGTTGCACGACGAAGGGATCACGGGGCTTGCCGATCCCAGTGGACTGTTTCTCACCCGGCGGGCCGAGCCGGTGCCCGGGACCTGTCTGACCGTCACCCTGGAAGGGCGCCGGCCGCTGGTCGCCGAGGTGCAGGCGCTGACCGTGGACTCGCAGATCCCGTCGCCTCGGCGGACGACTTCGGGGCTCGAGACCTCGCGGGTGTCGATGATGCTGGCCGTGCTGGAGCAGCGCGGGCGCATCAGTGCGCTGGGGAAGAGGGACATCTACAGCGCGACGGTGGGCGGGGTGAAGCTCTCCGAGCCGGCCGCCGACCTCGCCATCGCCCTGGCGTTGGCGAGTGCGGCCAGTGACACCCCGCTGCCCAAGAACCTCGTCGCGATCGGCGAAGTCGGGCTCGCGGGAGAGGTGAGACGGGTCACGGGGGTGCAGCGCAGGCTCTCCGAAGCGCATCGGCTGGGCTTCACGCACGCCCTGGTCCCGGCCGATCCGGGCCGGGTCCCCGACGGCATGAAGGTCCTGGAAGTCGCGGACATGGGGGACGCCCTGCGGGTGCTTCCGCGCTCGCGTCGGCGAGAGGCCACACGGGAGGAGGAGGACCGCCGGTAG